One region of Oxalobacteraceae bacterium OTU3CAMAD1 genomic DNA includes:
- a CDS encoding type VI secretion system tip protein VgrG, translated as MSFSLVDQVVGALAEFSSATRLYALSFGDDGPALMVEAFAADEGLQAIGARDIIALSTDAHIELAPLLGKPATLETSLADGTRARFSGLVSEAAMLGSFGGLARYRLRLTPWLWRLSQVRNSRVWQDKTVIEIVEAVFQEHAPLAVWRWSDETAPFMAAAGARSYCCQYRESDFDFITRLLTEEGLAWRFEETGEGHGMVLFANSVETSATPEDASSAAGGGIRFHGARVGESADTIQALRAHRSLRAALSTVLSYDYKAKSAVSASVPTNQPVGGANAPILESYDTPGQYFFADGEQAQRYALLQMEANEARRHLWDARSTVRTLRPGTRFTLTQGPLAGGEAEAAYVVLRVVSVGVNNLPTPAKQGLEELFGPIPELLEESLREQPENFAAVIAQASDSGYANHFEAIAADTPWRPVVGENGLRHHPKPTAHGSQSAIVVGVDGGSSANGADEIYCDKLGRVRIRYHWQQDASATCWVRVAQRSAGGGMGSQFLPRIGQEVLVQFLENDIDRPIIVGALYNGQGEGGQAPTPGGKSDRDSDTAVFQSAHDHGVSGQGNVAGGNSPLWHGAAADTAGHRNSAAQWGIRSKEFGGSGYNQLLFDDTDNQGRIQLKSSHAASELNLGHLIHSADNYRGSLRGTGAELRTDGYGAVRAGAGLLVSSYKITHAADAREPAGDNVAGMALLKQAVKLGETFSGAAKTHETVAYASHLGAAKADTSKLDDKAAPLKAMLTAASGMLSQDSIEAAQADAPDKPIAPADDKLPHTSGAVIAIAAKAGLGVLAGQNLQMANGETITLMSGQDTQFATGGQMRVHSGQAIGMLGGAVKAGENNMGLQLIAAKDVIDLQAQGDVLNVQARDDVNIVSANAHIDWAAAKSISLSTAGGANITITGGNITIQCPGKITIHAAKKSFSGGQEVNYKLPILPQSVCVECLAKRAAQRTAFINKGA; from the coding sequence ATGAGTTTTTCCCTGGTGGACCAGGTTGTCGGCGCGCTGGCGGAGTTCAGCAGCGCCACCCGGCTGTACGCGCTCAGCTTCGGCGACGATGGCCCGGCCTTGATGGTCGAGGCGTTCGCCGCTGACGAAGGCTTGCAGGCGATCGGCGCGCGCGACATCATCGCGCTGTCGACCGACGCCCACATCGAACTGGCGCCCTTGCTGGGCAAGCCGGCCACCCTGGAAACCAGCCTGGCCGACGGCACCCGCGCCCGCTTTAGCGGCTTGGTCAGTGAAGCGGCGATGCTGGGCAGCTTCGGCGGCCTGGCGCGCTACCGCCTGCGCTTGACGCCATGGTTGTGGCGCCTGAGCCAAGTACGCAACAGCCGCGTATGGCAAGACAAAACCGTCATCGAGATCGTCGAGGCGGTGTTCCAGGAGCACGCGCCGCTGGCGGTGTGGCGCTGGAGCGACGAGACGGCGCCGTTCATGGCCGCCGCCGGCGCGCGCAGCTATTGCTGCCAGTACCGCGAATCCGATTTCGACTTCATCACCCGGTTGTTGACCGAAGAGGGCCTGGCCTGGCGCTTCGAGGAAACCGGCGAAGGCCACGGCATGGTGCTGTTCGCCAACAGCGTCGAAACCAGCGCCACGCCCGAGGACGCCAGCAGCGCGGCCGGTGGCGGCATCCGCTTCCACGGCGCGCGCGTGGGCGAATCGGCCGACACCATCCAGGCGCTGCGCGCCCACCGCAGCCTGCGCGCCGCGCTCAGCACCGTTTTGAGCTACGACTACAAGGCCAAGAGCGCCGTCAGCGCCAGCGTGCCGACCAACCAACCGGTCGGCGGCGCCAACGCCCCTATCCTGGAAAGCTACGACACGCCCGGCCAGTATTTCTTCGCCGATGGCGAGCAGGCCCAGCGCTACGCCTTGCTGCAAATGGAGGCCAACGAAGCGCGCCGCCACCTGTGGGACGCGCGCTCGACGGTGCGCACCTTGCGCCCCGGCACCCGTTTCACGTTGACGCAAGGACCGCTGGCCGGCGGCGAGGCCGAGGCGGCCTACGTGGTGCTGCGCGTGGTCAGCGTGGGCGTCAACAACCTGCCGACGCCGGCCAAGCAGGGGCTGGAGGAACTGTTCGGGCCGATCCCGGAATTGCTCGAGGAATCGCTGCGCGAACAGCCGGAGAACTTCGCCGCCGTCATCGCGCAGGCCAGCGACAGCGGCTACGCCAACCACTTCGAGGCGATCGCCGCCGACACGCCATGGCGTCCGGTGGTGGGCGAGAACGGCTTGCGCCACCACCCGAAACCGACCGCGCACGGCAGCCAGAGCGCCATCGTCGTCGGGGTCGACGGCGGCAGCAGTGCCAACGGCGCCGACGAGATCTACTGCGACAAGCTGGGCCGGGTGCGCATCCGTTACCACTGGCAGCAGGACGCCAGCGCCACCTGCTGGGTGCGCGTGGCGCAGCGCTCGGCCGGCGGCGGCATGGGCAGCCAGTTCCTGCCGCGCATCGGCCAGGAGGTGCTGGTGCAGTTCCTTGAAAACGACATCGACCGACCGATCATCGTCGGCGCGCTGTACAACGGCCAGGGCGAGGGCGGCCAAGCGCCCACGCCGGGCGGAAAGAGCGACCGCGACAGCGACACCGCCGTGTTCCAGTCGGCGCACGACCATGGCGTCTCGGGGCAGGGTAACGTCGCCGGCGGCAACAGCCCGCTGTGGCACGGTGCCGCCGCCGACACCGCCGGCCACCGCAACAGCGCCGCGCAATGGGGCATCCGCAGCAAGGAATTCGGCGGCTCCGGCTACAACCAGCTACTGTTCGACGACACCGACAACCAGGGCCGCATCCAGCTCAAGAGCAGCCACGCGGCCAGCGAACTGAATCTCGGCCACCTGATCCACTCGGCCGACAACTATCGCGGCAGCCTGCGCGGCACGGGCGCTGAACTGCGCACCGACGGCTACGGCGCCGTGCGCGCCGGCGCCGGCTTGCTGGTGTCGAGCTATAAGATCACCCACGCGGCCGACGCGCGCGAACCGGCGGGCGACAATGTGGCCGGCATGGCGCTGCTCAAGCAGGCCGTCAAGCTGGGAGAGACCTTCAGCGGCGCGGCCAAGACCCACGAAACGGTGGCGTACGCCAGCCACCTGGGCGCGGCCAAAGCCGACACCAGCAAGCTCGACGACAAGGCCGCGCCGTTGAAGGCGATGCTCACCGCCGCCTCGGGCATGCTGAGCCAGGACAGCATCGAAGCAGCACAAGCCGACGCGCCGGACAAGCCGATCGCGCCGGCCGACGACAAGCTGCCTCACACCAGCGGCGCCGTCATCGCCATCGCCGCCAAGGCCGGGCTGGGCGTGCTGGCCGGGCAGAATTTGCAAATGGCCAACGGTGAAACGATCACCTTGATGAGCGGGCAGGACACGCAGTTCGCCACCGGCGGGCAGATGCGCGTGCACAGCGGCCAGGCCATTGGCATGCTGGGCGGGGCGGTGAAGGCCGGCGAGAACAACATGGGCCTGCAGCTGATCGCGGCCAAGGACGTGATCGATCTGCAGGCGCAGGGCGACGTGCTCAACGTGCAGGCGCGCGACGACGTCAACATCGTCAGCGCCAACGCGCACATCGACTGGGCTGCGGCCAAGAGCATCAGCCTGTCGACGGCGGGCGGGGCGAACATCACCATCACTGGCGGCAACATCACGATCCAGTGCCCGGGCAAGATCACGATTCATGCGGCGAAGAAGAGCTTCTCCGGCGGCCAGGAGGTCAACTATAAGTTGCCGATTCTGCCGCAGTCGGTGTGCGTGGAATGCCTGGCCAAGCGGGCAGCCCAGCGTACCGCGTTCATTAACAAGGGGGCGTAG